One window from the genome of Spirosoma rhododendri encodes:
- a CDS encoding glycosyl hydrolase codes for MNRTTLSFTCLLTLATLTGRAQPVSDSKPQWPTITQQTRPWTRWWWMGSAVDNANLTRLLTQYRDAGLGGVEITPIYGVKGAEPQFINFLSPAWMQRLDHTLTEAGRLGLGVDMAQASGWPFGGPWVSPADACRYVAYQTYALKAGQSLTESVRYVQKPLVRTVGEPIDIRQLRDPIATNPDLQQHAFDQVRFEKPLPLQTLMAYGDKGQLLDLTNRVDGQGKLNWTATPGNWTLYALFMGWHGKQVERAGPGARAT; via the coding sequence ATGAACCGCACGACCCTCTCTTTCACCTGCCTGCTGACCCTCGCTACGCTGACCGGCCGGGCACAGCCGGTTTCCGATTCGAAACCGCAATGGCCCACTATCACGCAGCAAACCCGCCCCTGGACGCGCTGGTGGTGGATGGGCAGTGCCGTCGACAATGCCAACCTGACCCGCCTGCTGACGCAGTACCGCGATGCGGGGCTGGGTGGGGTCGAGATCACACCGATCTATGGCGTAAAAGGTGCCGAACCGCAGTTCATCAATTTTCTGTCGCCAGCCTGGATGCAGCGGCTCGACCATACGCTGACTGAAGCCGGGCGGCTGGGGCTGGGCGTCGACATGGCGCAGGCGTCGGGTTGGCCGTTTGGTGGGCCGTGGGTGTCGCCCGCTGATGCCTGCCGCTACGTCGCGTACCAGACGTACGCGCTCAAAGCGGGGCAGTCGCTGACCGAGTCGGTGCGGTACGTGCAGAAACCACTCGTTCGCACAGTGGGCGAACCCATCGACATTCGACAACTGCGCGACCCCATCGCCACCAACCCCGATTTGCAGCAGCATGCCTTCGATCAGGTGCGATTTGAGAAGCCGCTGCCGCTGCAAACGCTGATGGCCTACGGTGACAAGGGCCAACTGCTGGACCTGACGAACCGCGTCGATGGGCAGGGCAAGCTGAACTGGACAGCCACACCGGGCAACTGGACACTGTACGCCCTGTTTATGGGCTGGCACGGCAAGCAGGTTGAGCGGGCGGGGCCGGGGGCGAGGGCGACGTGA
- a CDS encoding ThuA domain-containing protein: MKKGLKIALWSLLGLVVLLFVAGGLFLYKVKNGFPVSYETDRPAINFPANKPAVLLFSKTTGFRHGESIDASKPVFQQLAQRNGWFVYETEEGGVFTPEQLKQFKAVVFDNSTGRVLNDEQQQALSEYVEAGGSLVGIHGSGDDSHHWPWYETNLLGAKFSHHPLNPQLQQADVHVNANVDSTLTRRLPASWKHTDEWYVFFTQPRGVRVVSYIDGDKIIPSGNVLFIKDKNFGMGHNHPVAWYRTVGRGKTFYTSMGHNAAVWQDTDFVQLLTNALQWAMASPK; this comes from the coding sequence ATGAAAAAAGGTTTAAAAATCGCGCTCTGGAGTTTGCTGGGTCTCGTCGTACTGCTATTCGTGGCGGGCGGCCTGTTCCTTTACAAAGTCAAAAATGGATTTCCCGTCAGCTACGAAACCGACCGACCAGCGATCAATTTCCCGGCCAACAAGCCAGCCGTTTTGCTATTTTCCAAAACAACCGGTTTCCGCCACGGTGAATCCATTGATGCGTCGAAGCCAGTTTTTCAGCAACTGGCGCAGCGGAACGGCTGGTTCGTGTACGAAACCGAGGAAGGGGGCGTGTTTACCCCGGAACAGTTAAAGCAGTTCAAGGCCGTTGTTTTCGACAACTCGACCGGGCGGGTGCTGAACGATGAGCAGCAACAGGCGCTCAGTGAGTACGTCGAAGCGGGCGGGTCATTGGTAGGTATTCACGGGTCCGGCGACGATTCGCATCACTGGCCTTGGTACGAAACCAACCTGCTCGGTGCCAAATTTTCGCACCATCCACTCAATCCACAACTCCAGCAGGCGGACGTACACGTCAATGCCAATGTCGATTCAACGCTGACGCGTCGGCTACCGGCGTCGTGGAAACATACCGACGAATGGTACGTCTTCTTTACCCAGCCCAGGGGCGTCAGGGTAGTGTCATACATCGACGGCGACAAGATTATCCCCAGCGGTAATGTGCTCTTTATCAAGGATAAAAATTTTGGCATGGGCCACAATCATCCGGTTGCCTGGTACCGGACAGTGGGCCGGGGCAAAACGTTCTACACGTCGATGGGCCATAACGCTGCCGTCTGGCAGGATACTGATTTTGTGCAGTTGCTGACTAATGCATTGCAGTGGGCAATGGCCTCACCGAAGTAG
- a CDS encoding DUF3471 domain-containing protein: MKSIVFTLACALSLTTLYAAPHTAPAPIKPPVYRADSIDLNQYVGKYKFEGLPFEFVTIAVKDGQLTIDTGSEAGAMTPIKNTLDAFDAAGRATLTFKRDDTRKVTGVTLDAQGRSFEGKKEN, encoded by the coding sequence ATGAAAAGCATTGTCTTTACCCTTGCCTGTGCGCTTTCGCTGACAACGCTATACGCGGCTCCGCATACAGCCCCGGCACCCATCAAACCACCTGTCTATCGGGCCGATTCTATCGATTTGAACCAGTACGTTGGCAAGTATAAGTTTGAGGGTCTGCCCTTCGAATTTGTTACCATCGCCGTTAAAGACGGTCAGCTGACAATCGACACGGGCAGCGAAGCCGGTGCCATGACACCCATCAAAAACACGCTGGATGCCTTCGATGCCGCCGGTCGGGCTACGCTGACCTTCAAACGCGACGATACCAGGAAAGTAACGGGTGTCACGCTCGATGCGCAGGGCAGGAGCTTCGAGGGCAAAAAGGAAAACTGA
- a CDS encoding glycoside hydrolase family 95 protein, which yields MHIIQTGILTAALLASVVVSKAQTRPSTTPPANALWYRQPARNWNEALPIGNGRLGAMIFGRASTELIQLNEATLWSGGPVSNDPTPGAANALADVRAALFRQDYTEAAKQVRRIQGVYTEAYQPLGDLLLRQKLAGDSSAYYRDLNVGTATATTRFTSGGVTYTRELFVSAPDQVIVVRLRADRKGALDLTAALRSVHPVRKTVTGPMELAMRGKSPAKAVPNYVDYDKKPVRYDDSTGCNGTRFDLRLRIRSTDGQVTADTAGLHIRNASEAVLYLVAATSFNGFDKCPDRDGRDEQALVDAYLKQVLPKPIEAVRQAHIRDYQSYANRVSLTLNGSATSTVAQLPTDERLKRYAQGDSDPMLESLYFQYDRYLLISSSRSTAANLQGIWNPMVRPPWSSNYTININTEMNYWPAEVTNLSELHRPLIDLIGSVAATGRNTARTFYGAGGWVAHHNTDIWGTSNPVGDRGKGDPNWANWAMGGNWLCQHLWEHYQFTGDKTYLRTVAYPLMKEAAQFCVDFLVESPEGRLVTAPSTSPENIFITENGQKEAVSVATTMDMGIIWDLFSNVEQAALQLNTDADFRQMLAQKKQKLFPLQIGKAGDLQEWYHDWPAEDPQHRHVSHLFVLHPGREISPLTTPNYADAARKTLEIRGDGGTGWSKAWKINFWARLHDGNHAYKLLRELLRLTGVEGTEYAKGAAPIPTCCARTRRFRSMVILEDCPG from the coding sequence ATGCACATAATCCAAACTGGAATTCTTACGGCTGCGCTCCTTGCGAGCGTGGTAGTCAGCAAGGCGCAGACACGACCATCGACCACACCGCCTGCCAATGCACTCTGGTACAGGCAACCCGCCCGCAACTGGAACGAAGCACTGCCTATCGGCAACGGGCGGCTGGGGGCCATGATCTTTGGCCGGGCATCGACCGAGCTGATTCAGCTGAACGAGGCTACCCTGTGGTCGGGTGGGCCGGTGAGTAACGATCCGACGCCGGGGGCTGCCAACGCACTCGCCGACGTACGGGCGGCTCTGTTCCGGCAGGATTACACGGAAGCGGCCAAACAGGTACGGCGCATTCAGGGGGTGTACACCGAAGCCTACCAGCCGCTGGGGGACCTGCTGCTCCGACAAAAGCTCGCTGGCGACTCGTCGGCGTATTACCGGGATCTGAACGTCGGCACGGCCACGGCCACCACCCGCTTCACATCGGGGGGCGTTACGTATACCCGCGAACTGTTTGTCTCGGCACCCGATCAGGTGATCGTCGTGCGGCTCCGGGCCGACCGGAAGGGGGCGCTTGATCTGACGGCGGCTCTTCGTAGTGTGCATCCGGTTCGGAAAACGGTAACCGGGCCGATGGAACTGGCCATGCGGGGGAAATCGCCCGCCAAAGCGGTTCCCAACTATGTTGACTACGATAAAAAGCCGGTTCGCTACGACGACTCGACGGGCTGCAATGGTACTCGCTTCGATCTGCGGCTCCGCATCCGGAGCACCGACGGGCAGGTGACGGCTGATACCGCCGGGCTGCATATTCGGAATGCCTCGGAAGCCGTGCTGTATCTGGTGGCGGCAACGAGTTTCAACGGCTTCGACAAGTGCCCGGATCGGGACGGACGCGATGAGCAGGCCCTTGTCGACGCGTATCTGAAACAGGTACTGCCCAAGCCGATCGAGGCCGTACGGCAGGCGCATATCCGCGATTACCAGTCATACGCCAACCGCGTCAGTCTGACGCTGAACGGCTCTGCCACGAGCACCGTCGCCCAATTGCCCACCGACGAGCGGCTCAAACGCTATGCGCAGGGGGATAGCGATCCGATGCTGGAAAGCCTGTATTTTCAGTACGACCGGTACCTGCTCATCAGTAGTTCGCGATCGACGGCGGCCAACCTGCAAGGCATCTGGAATCCGATGGTGCGCCCACCCTGGAGCAGTAACTACACCATCAACATCAACACCGAAATGAACTACTGGCCCGCCGAGGTTACGAACCTGTCGGAGCTGCACCGACCGCTGATCGACCTGATCGGGTCGGTAGCCGCGACAGGCCGGAACACCGCCCGGACGTTCTACGGGGCCGGGGGCTGGGTCGCGCACCACAACACCGATATTTGGGGCACGTCGAACCCGGTGGGTGACCGGGGCAAGGGCGATCCCAACTGGGCCAACTGGGCGATGGGAGGTAACTGGCTGTGCCAGCACCTGTGGGAGCACTACCAGTTTACGGGCGATAAAACGTACCTCCGCACGGTGGCCTACCCGCTAATGAAAGAGGCCGCCCAGTTCTGCGTTGATTTTCTGGTAGAAAGTCCCGAAGGGCGGCTGGTGACGGCCCCATCTACGTCGCCGGAGAACATTTTTATCACGGAGAACGGACAAAAAGAAGCCGTGTCTGTGGCGACAACTATGGATATGGGGATTATCTGGGATCTGTTCAGCAACGTAGAACAGGCGGCTCTGCAACTGAATACAGACGCGGATTTTCGGCAGATGCTGGCCCAGAAAAAGCAAAAACTCTTTCCGCTTCAGATCGGTAAAGCGGGCGATTTGCAGGAGTGGTACCACGACTGGCCCGCGGAAGACCCACAGCATCGGCACGTATCGCATCTGTTTGTGCTGCACCCCGGCCGCGAAATCTCTCCCCTGACGACACCAAATTACGCTGATGCTGCCCGCAAAACGTTGGAAATCAGGGGCGATGGCGGAACGGGCTGGAGCAAAGCATGGAAGATCAACTTCTGGGCGCGGCTACACGACGGAAATCACGCCTATAAACTGCTGCGCGAACTGCTGCGACTAACCGGTGTAGAAGGAACGGAGTACGCCAAAGGGGCGGCACCTATACCAACCTGCTGTGCGCGCACCCGCCGTTTCAGATCGATGGTAATTTTGGAGGACTGTCCGGGATGA
- a CDS encoding glycosyl hydrolase, protein MIDHFSKTATDHYLNHFDSAFRGHKLTGLRAFFNDSYEVDDAQGEGNWTPALLAEFQKRRGYDLRNYLPALLGQARPGQERVSKSAAQEKPGADGQDADASTGFRVADSTGVRVLSDYRETLSDLLLDNYTRTWHDWAGRRGKLIRNQAHGSPANILDLYAATDIPEIEGTDLLRIKFASSAANVTGKPLISSESATWDNEHFLSTLGDVKKDLDLFWLGGVNHVFYHGTNYSPQQAEWPGWLFYAAVHVNPNNSFWPDFGKLNQYGARVQSFLQQGKPDNDVLLYLPIYDAYARPGKVLLQHFDGIEHGFNGLPIERIAQHMLDRGYSFDYISDRQIQQLSNANTRLQAPGGTYQTLLVPDAWLIPLETFQKLLTLARNGATILFVGQLPSDVPGLGNLAGRRATFQALRKPLSVPDRLDGIRPVPVGKGRLIVGSTVEAVLAYARIRQESMTSSGLHYVRRSSGEGQYTYFVVNRGSEPVNSWVILGTPATSAVLYDPMTEQIGQAQVKENGGRGGEVRLQLQPGESLIIATNQPGAAAPYAYRATAGPAQPITGTWKLNFLTGGPQLPKATEIASLESWTELNEAGVKEFSGSASYSITFPRPTGSAQRWQLDLGKVAESARVRLNGRDLATLLGPTYQLTLPDSLLRDQNELTVVVSNGMANRIRDLDKRGVNWKKFYNINMSARLKENRGPDGLFTAEHWQPRPSGLIGPVTLTPLN, encoded by the coding sequence GTGATCGATCACTTTTCTAAAACCGCTACCGACCATTACCTGAACCATTTCGACTCGGCTTTCCGGGGCCACAAACTGACGGGCCTGCGGGCGTTTTTCAATGATTCGTATGAAGTTGACGACGCGCAGGGCGAAGGCAACTGGACCCCGGCGCTGCTGGCTGAATTTCAGAAACGGCGGGGCTACGACCTGCGCAACTACCTGCCCGCGCTGCTGGGCCAAGCCAGGCCCGGTCAGGAACGGGTCAGTAAGAGTGCTGCTCAAGAGAAGCCCGGCGCGGATGGGCAGGATGCCGATGCGTCGACGGGGTTCCGTGTGGCCGATAGTACCGGCGTCCGCGTGCTGAGTGATTACCGCGAGACACTTTCCGACCTGTTACTCGACAACTACACCCGGACGTGGCACGACTGGGCAGGTCGGCGGGGCAAGCTGATTCGGAATCAGGCCCACGGCTCACCGGCCAACATCCTCGATCTGTACGCAGCTACCGACATTCCTGAAATCGAAGGCACCGACCTGCTGCGCATCAAATTCGCATCGTCGGCGGCCAACGTAACGGGTAAACCGCTGATCTCGTCGGAGTCGGCAACCTGGGATAATGAGCACTTCCTGTCGACGCTGGGTGATGTGAAGAAAGACCTCGACCTGTTCTGGCTGGGGGGCGTCAACCACGTATTTTACCACGGCACCAACTACTCGCCCCAACAGGCGGAGTGGCCCGGCTGGCTGTTCTACGCGGCCGTACACGTCAACCCCAATAACTCGTTCTGGCCCGATTTCGGCAAGTTGAATCAGTACGGTGCGCGGGTGCAGTCATTTCTACAGCAGGGCAAACCCGACAACGACGTGCTGCTGTACCTGCCCATTTACGACGCCTACGCCCGGCCGGGAAAGGTGCTGCTCCAGCACTTTGACGGTATTGAACACGGCTTCAACGGCCTGCCTATCGAACGCATCGCGCAACACATGCTCGATCGGGGCTACAGCTTCGACTACATTTCCGATCGGCAGATTCAGCAACTAAGCAACGCCAATACCCGGCTACAGGCACCCGGCGGCACCTATCAGACGCTGCTCGTTCCCGATGCCTGGCTAATCCCGCTCGAAACGTTTCAGAAACTGCTGACACTCGCCCGCAATGGCGCGACCATTCTGTTCGTCGGGCAGCTCCCCTCCGACGTGCCGGGGCTGGGTAATCTGGCTGGTCGCCGGGCTACGTTTCAGGCGTTGAGAAAGCCACTGTCGGTACCCGATAGGCTGGACGGTATTCGCCCGGTGCCGGTTGGGAAAGGGCGGTTAATCGTCGGGTCGACGGTGGAAGCTGTGCTGGCCTATGCCCGTATCCGGCAGGAGTCAATGACCAGCTCTGGTCTGCACTATGTCCGGCGCAGCAGCGGGGAAGGGCAGTACACCTATTTCGTCGTCAACCGGGGTAGCGAACCAGTCAACAGTTGGGTGATACTCGGCACCCCTGCAACCTCGGCTGTTTTGTACGACCCCATGACGGAGCAGATTGGGCAGGCACAGGTCAAGGAAAATGGCGGTCGGGGCGGTGAGGTACGGCTCCAACTCCAGCCCGGCGAATCGCTGATTATTGCGACCAACCAGCCTGGTGCAGCGGCACCGTATGCGTATCGGGCCACTGCCGGTCCTGCCCAGCCAATTACCGGTACATGGAAACTAAACTTCCTGACGGGCGGGCCGCAATTACCCAAAGCCACTGAAATCGCATCGCTGGAATCATGGACGGAGTTGAACGAAGCCGGTGTAAAGGAATTTTCGGGCAGTGCCAGCTATTCGATAACTTTCCCGCGCCCTACCGGCTCGGCCCAGCGGTGGCAGCTCGACCTGGGGAAAGTGGCCGAAAGTGCCCGCGTCCGTTTGAATGGTCGCGACCTCGCCACACTGCTCGGCCCGACCTACCAGCTAACCCTTCCCGACAGCCTACTCCGCGACCAGAACGAGTTAACCGTCGTCGTGTCGAACGGTATGGCCAACCGCATCCGTGATCTGGACAAGCGGGGTGTTAACTGGAAGAAATTTTACAACATCAATATGTCGGCGCGGCTGAAAGAAAACCGTGGCCCCGACGGGCTGTTCACTGCCGAACACTGGCAACCGCGCCCGTCGGGGTTGATTGGCCCCGTTACATTGACGCCACTCAACTAA
- a CDS encoding response regulator, giving the protein MRNDLSDTRILLVDDNPLNLMLIRKLVTKWGASVDTAENGEKAVELSRDGTANRLPYQAIIMDLQMPVMDGATACQLIRQFDSSVAILASSATALPQAELDASGFTGSVVKPFESAQLRQQLLSILSE; this is encoded by the coding sequence ATGAGAAACGACTTATCTGACACCCGCATTTTGCTTGTCGATGACAATCCGCTCAATCTGATGCTTATCCGCAAGCTGGTCACGAAGTGGGGAGCCAGTGTCGATACGGCAGAAAACGGCGAAAAAGCCGTCGAGTTGAGCCGCGATGGAACGGCCAACAGGTTGCCCTATCAGGCCATCATCATGGATTTGCAAATGCCCGTTATGGACGGCGCAACGGCCTGCCAGCTCATTCGTCAGTTCGATTCGTCAGTCGCCATTCTGGCGTCGTCGGCGACAGCCTTACCCCAGGCCGAACTGGACGCCAGCGGGTTTACGGGTTCTGTCGTCAAACCATTTGAGTCGGCTCAGCTTCGTCAGCAGCTGTTATCGATCCTTAGCGAGTAA
- a CDS encoding DUF3109 family protein yields the protein MILIDNTCISDDIAEKFFVCNLDKCKGACCVEGDMGAPLEGDEPAILDRIYPDIKPFLSPEGIAEIERRGGGYEPDGEGGYVTNTINNRECVYATWDERGILKCGIEEAYNHGKVDWKKPISCHLYPIRVTKYESFHALNYDRWPICSPACGFGEQLNVPIYKFVREALVRAYGAPWYDQLTKAIEEKEVQ from the coding sequence ATGATTCTGATTGATAACACCTGCATCAGCGACGATATCGCTGAGAAATTTTTTGTCTGCAACCTCGACAAGTGCAAGGGAGCCTGTTGCGTAGAAGGCGACATGGGCGCTCCGCTCGAAGGTGACGAACCGGCCATCCTTGACCGGATTTACCCCGACATCAAGCCGTTTTTGTCGCCCGAAGGCATTGCCGAAATCGAGCGACGCGGGGGCGGTTACGAACCCGACGGTGAAGGTGGTTACGTGACCAATACGATCAACAACCGCGAGTGTGTGTATGCCACCTGGGATGAGCGCGGCATTCTGAAATGCGGCATCGAGGAAGCGTATAACCACGGTAAGGTCGACTGGAAAAAACCGATTTCCTGCCACCTCTACCCCATCCGCGTTACGAAGTACGAATCGTTTCACGCGCTCAACTACGACCGATGGCCCATTTGCAGCCCCGCCTGCGGCTTTGGTGAGCAGCTCAACGTCCCGATTTACAAATTCGTCCGCGAAGCGCTGGTTCGGGCCTACGGCGCTCCCTGGTACGATCAGCTAACGAAAGCCATCGAAGAAAAAGAGGTTCAGTAA